Proteins from a genomic interval of Gossypium hirsutum isolate 1008001.06 chromosome A09, Gossypium_hirsutum_v2.1, whole genome shotgun sequence:
- the LOC121203125 gene encoding protein TIME FOR COFFEE isoform X5: MDRTREARRVSMASAATTNGLSRRRHRTSSLRDSPEEDGPVETHETARLRDRKKDRDRERERYRERERDRLSRTSKRRRGDRLMSNRGDGGDGTSEESVNDDEDDDDEDSGGTGGVGSVRTVSPNIIAGSLSMSNHHHHNHHHHQLQQHQQHQHRKSFPPPVKVIRTTPSAGMTASMTTSTSTWKPADEMIGVSVPRKARSGRATKRSHEWASSGGGGVGVLGGEQIHRQASTSPVRTGVTGALTSPSPAPASPSSSSASMRKKMPNANGTKQRPPKSSSKSSSSAQEEIEIEIAEVLYGMMRQPQVPSKQEIIGNDSAKFDSREVNKPNNDSKSVVSSPISISPSTLPQSSSILPSYSSSSATPMSAIAPKRKRPRPVKYEDENTTTTTPPPPIFPPRHSSISSTTTKVEIDQPAKVEATSPNLEKNSGPVAENDSGACDLMSSSKAGPVSSELVQAEPVKEEKNNLALDSKPSTEESESRDIGIGNKEESQSPKKESLSSPADNPSSAGLPLDDEREKSTVTKANSTVCENESQREEKFQIDLMAPPPSRSSPEREGETDVGASDPKPVAADVELEMKSLVNEDDKRMKIGKGDVNVEVEDNNKKAQPSAEEADSQKPVVNKERNLDLQLDLEKSDRDSGSGSVSGNKLNHHVQKLHHQHPSVEKTAHSGSLPLPMSIASWPGGLPPMGYMAPLQGVVSMEGSAVSSAAIQPPHLLFSQPRPKRCATHCYIARNIHKHQQMMKMNAFWPAAPGSASLYGPKACNLNVVPPSELHGNIPGRGVNSVQEKGQGLAIFPGHVCKDKSSTAANNMVDAAQRKQIMLQQALPPGAPNNIMQGPAFIFPLNQQAAAASVRPGYVKSPPAACSTAASSTSNSALLSATPAGATAAPAFSFNYPNITGNETQYLAILQNNPYPFPIPAHVGAPPAYRGNHAQPMPFIHGSFYSSSQMLHPSQLQQQQQQQPPTQFQQSQQGHQNTSMSSGSSSSQKNLQNQQQRSHGGDVSSGSGNSQVFHASKKDSPHPLQLWQQQQQPSQNDSHQPRQLDGESDGKDGPSTATDSRVSRSNMNIYGQNFAMPVQPSNFALMTAASMNSGGNYGEKKQQTQQQSQQLGSKAGVEPLASQAFAMSFSSANGTTAPGLGISSLAPNHAILQSHPGSTRQGYQHIMAAQQKKDNYHAYEEGKRGTHDASNVQEEKKAGKSSGTAGQSIAFSRPNMPDSSDSTLAGKDVIDSSICTLGSAPARTSGPVMPASIVSVNVANAQQQLQRNQQQQLQFGTASAPRSKTPATSNGSAYPDHFHSSSIAAKFSNVLSAYPQNLIQSSSSPAQSPQWKNSVRTTSSQVPSQSLPSTSSLKNISQQQGRPQQSPTQISFAANPKSPQGQQPLSSTPSPSPMMVGSPTTSLSRSAGGSPRTTGSSSTSNKGGQASGLSSQQAKNSPTVPSQKSSPIGGSNVPSVLGNPHISSSSNMGAKPQVALQHQQHQKHSLHQGQLFFPNAYMQAQAQHSPSSTTPATTASAYYVQRQQQTLPLGSSTTSSTSMLSLCSPVTLANSGTTDPAKAVAAAVASNMKGGLASQGLINPAQFASPQSTGKSHQLVPGFPCVHAVPSAVQVKPAEQKQPAGE; this comes from the exons ATGGATAGAACCAGAGAAGCGAGGAGAGTCAGTATGGCGTCCGCCGCCACGACCAATGGCCTTTCACGGCGGCGTCATAGGACTAGCTCTCTCAGAGACTCCCCAG AGGAAGACGGACCGGTGGAGACGCATGAAACGGCGCGTTTAAGGGATCGAAAGAAGGACAGAGATAGGGAACGAGAAAGATATAGAGAAAGGGAAAGAGATCGGTTGAGTAGAACCAGTAAGAGAAGAAGAGGCGATAGATTGATGAGTAATAGAGGAGATGGAGGTGATGGTACTTCTGAAGAAAGCGTAAACGATGATGAAGATGACGACGACGAAGACAGCGGCGGAACCGGCGGTGTTGGCTCTGTTCGGACGGTTTCGCCGAACATCATCGCTGGGTCTTTGTCGATGTCTAATCATCATCACCATAACCATCATCACCACCAGCTGCAGCAACATCAGCAGCATCAACATCGAAAGAGTTTTCCACCGCCGGTGAAAGTTATTAGAACAACACCATCGGCGGGGATGACTGCCAGTATGACAACGAGTACGTCTACATGGAAACCGGCCGATGAAATGATTGGTGTATCGGTGCCTAGAAAAGCTCGGTCAGGTAGAG CTACTAAAAGGTCTCATGAATGGGCATCAAGCGGCGGCGGCGGCGTTGGTGTTTTAGGCGGTGAACAAATTCACCGTCAAGCTTCAACTTCGCCGGTAAGGACAGGTGTAACCGGGGCGTTGACGTCACCATCTCCTGCTCCGGCCTCTCCATCTTCTTCCAGTGCTTCTATGAGGAAGAAGATG CCTAATGCTAACGGAACAAAGCAAAGGCCACCGAAGTCGTCGTCGAAATCTTCGTCTTCAGCTCAGGAGGAGATTGAGATCGAGATTGCTGAGGTTTTATATGGTATGATGAGACAGCCACAAGTCCCATCTAAGCAAGAAATAATCGGGAACGATTCGGCCAAATTTGATTCAAGAGAAGTTAATAAACCCAATAATGACTCTAAATCAGTCGTCTCTTCGCCGATCTCCATCTCCCCATCAACTCTTCCTCAATCATCCTCTATTTTGCCTTCATATTCTAGCTCCTCTGCTACTCCTATGTCTGCAATTG CTCCAAAGAGGAAAAGACCAAGACCGGTGAAGTATGAGGATGAGAATACGACTACAACGACACCTCCACCTCCTATTTTCCCTCCTAGACATAGTTCCATTTCATCTACTACAACTAAGGTTGAAATTGATCAACCAGCTAAAGTTGAAGCAACTTCTCCCAATTTGGAGAAAAATTCAGGACCCGTGGCTGAAAATGATAGCGGTGCTTGCGATTTGATGAGTTCTTCAAAAGCTGGACCAGTTTCATCAGAGTTGGTTCAAGCGGAACCAGTGAAAGAAGAGAAGAATAATTTGGCACTGGATTCTAAGCCTTCGACTGAAGAATCTGAGAGTAGAGATATCGGTATCGGTAATAAAGAAGAGTCTCAATCGCCAAAGAAGGAATCTTTATCATCTCCTGCTGATAATCCTTCTTCCGCTGGTCTGCCATTGGATGACGAGCGTGAGAAATCGACAGTGACAAAAGC GAATTCAACAGTTTGTGAGAATGAGAGTCAGCGGGAAGAGAAGTTCCAGATAGATCTGATG gCACCTCCTCCATCTAGATCATCTCCAGAAAGGGAAGGTGAGACTGATGTTGGGGCTTCAGATCCTAAGCCAGTGGCCGCAGATGTGGAATTG GAGATGAAGTCTTTGGTGAATGAAGATGACAAAAGAATGAAAATTGGGAAGGGAGATGTGAATGTGGAAGTTGAGGATAACAATAAGAAGGCCCAACCTAGTGCTGAAGAAGCTGATTCGCAGAAGCCTGTTGTAAATAAAGAAAGGAATCTTGATCTCCAGCTTGATTTGGAGAAATCTGACAGAGATAGTGGTTCAGGTAGTGTTAGTGGGAACAAGCTCAACCACCATGTTCAAAAGCTACATCATCAACATCCTAGTGTAGAGAAAACTG CACATTCTGGTTCTTTACCTTTGCCGATGTCAATTGCTAGCTGGCCTGGTGGACTTCCTCCAATGGG ATACATGGCTCCTCTACAAGGTGTTGTATCCATGGAGGGGAGCGCTGTGTCTTCAGCTGCTATCCAG CCTCCACATTTGCTTTTTTCTCAACCGAGGCCAAAGAGATGTGCAACCCATTGCTACATTGCACGGAATATTCACAAGCACCAGCAAATGATGAAGATGAATGCTTTCTGGCCGGCAGCACCTGGTTCAGCTTCACTGTATGGCCCAAAGGCTTGTAATCTAAATGTTGTACCGCCTTCAGAATTGCATGGAAACATTCCTGGGAGAGGGGTGAATTCTGTGCAAGAGAAGGGGCAGGGTCTTGCAATTTTTCCTGGTCATGTGTGCAAAGATAAAAGTTCTACGGCTGCTAACAACATGGTGGATGCCGCACAGAGAAAGCAAATAATGCTCCAGCAAGCTCTACCCCCAGGAGCACCCAATAATATCATG CAAGGCCCTGCTTTTATTTTCCCATTGAACCAGCAGGCTGCTGCAGCATCTGTCCGACCTGGGTATGTGAAATCTCCTCCTGCTGCTTGTAGCACAGCTGCATCGAGTACATCTAACTCTGCCTTACTAAGTGCCACCCCAGCTGGTGCAACTGCAGCCCCGGCATTTAGCTTCAACTACCCAAATATCACAGGCAATGAAACTCAATACTTGGCAATTCTGCAGAATAATCCCTATCCATTTCCAATTCCTGCACATGTTGGGGCGCCACCTGCTTATCGTGGGAATCATGCTCAACCTATGCCTTTTATTCATGGATCTTTCTATTCTTCCTCTCAAATGCTTCACCCTTCACAGCTtcaacaacagcagcagcaacagCCACCCACACAGTTTCAACAAAGCCAACAAGGTCATCAGAACACTAGCATGTCCAGTGGTTCATCCTCCTCCCAGAAGAATTTGCAGAACCAGCAGCAGAGGTCACATGGAGGTGATGTCAGTAGTGGCAGTGGAAACTCTCAAGTGTTTCATGCCTCTAAAAAGGATTCACCTCATCCCTTACAACTATGGCAACAGCAGCAACAGCCGAGTCAGAATGATTCTCATCAACCTAGGCAACTTGATGGTGAATCAGATGGCAAAGATGGCCCATCAACTGCTACTGATAGCAGAGTATCTCGTTCAAATATGAATATCTATGGTCAGAATTTTGCTATGCCTGTACAGCCTTCAAACTTTGCTTTGATGACCGCTGCTTCAATGAATTCTGGTGGTAATTATGGGGAAAAGAAGCAACAGACACAGCAGCAGTCACAACAGCTAGGCTCAAAGGCTGGAGTCGAGCCTCTTGCATCTCAAGCTTTTGCAATGTCATTTTCATCTGCTAATGGTACTACTGCTCCTGGCCTTGGTATTTCTTCCCTAGCACCGAATCATGCAATTCTTCAGAGCCATCCAGGAAGTACAAGGCAAGGCTATCAGCATATTATGGCTGCTCAACAGAAGAAGGATAATTATCATGCTTATGAAGAAGGGAAGCGTGGAACTCATGATGCATCCAATGTGCAAGAAGAAAAGAAGGCAGGAAAAAGTTCAGGCACCGCTGGGCAGTCCATTGCCTTCTCCAGGCCAAATATGCCTGATTCAAGTGATTCCACTCTTGCAGGCAAAGATGTCATCGATAGTTCTATCTGTACGCTTGGCTCTGCTCCTGCTCGAACTTCAGGGCCTGTTATGCCCGCTTCAATCGTTAGTGTTAATGTTGCTAATGCGCAGCAGCAACTTCAGCGGAATCAACAGCAGCAGCTCCAATTCGGGACTGCTTCTGCTCCTCGGAGTAAGACACCAGCAACAAGTAATGGAAGTGCTTACCCTGATCACTTTCACTCTTCATCTATAGCTGCCAAGTTTTCGAATGTGCTGTCTGCATATCCTCAAAATCTAATACAAAGCAGCAGCAGTCCTGCTCAGTCTCCTCAATGGAAGAATTCTGTGAGGACAACTAGCTCTCAAGTTCCTTCTCAATCTCTACCATCAACTTCATCCCTCAAGAATATTTCCCAGCAACAAGGTCGGCCACAGCAAAGCCCCACACAGATTTCTTTTGCTGCTAATCCTAAATCACCACAAGGTCAACAGCCTCTTAGTAGCACTCCTTCCCCTTCTCCAATGATGGTTGGCTCTCCCACAACTTCGCTCTCCAGGAGTGCTGGTGGTAGCCCAAGGACAACAGGTTCCTCTTCCACCAGCAACAAAGGTGGCCAAGCATCTGGTTTATCATCCCAACAAGCTAAGAACTCACCGACTGTGCCTAGTCAGAAGTCATCTCCTATTGGTGGGAGTAATGTGCCATCTGTCCTGGGAAACCCTCACATAAGTTCATCTTCAAATATGGGAGCCAAGCCTCAAGTGGCACTACAGCATCAGCAACATCAAAAGCATTCACTTCATCAAGGGCAGCTGTTCTTCCCAAATGCTTACATGCAGGCTCAAGCTCAACATTCACCAAGTTCGACAACACCTGCAACAACAGCAAGTGCATATTATGTTCAAAGACAACAGCAGACTCTACCTCTGGGTTCATCAACAACTTCATCAACTTCGATGTTATCGTTGTGTTCTCCGGTTACTCTTGCCAACAGCGGCACCACCGACCCTGCAAAAGCTGTAGCAGCTGCTGTGGCAAGCAACATGAAAGGTGGGTTGGCATCCCAGGGACTTATCAATCCTGCACAATTTGCTTCTCCACAATCCACTGGAAAGTCACATCAGCTGGTACCAGGCTTCCCATGTGTTCATGCTGTCCCTTCGGCTGTTCAGGTAAAACCAGCAGAACAGAAACAACCTGCTGGTGAGTAA
- the LOC121203125 gene encoding protein TIME FOR COFFEE isoform X9, with protein sequence MDRTREARRVSMASAATTNGLSRRRHRTSSLRDSPEEDGPVETHETARLRDRKKDRDRERERYRERERDRLSRTSKRRRGDRLMSNRGDGGDGTSEESVNDDEDDDDEDSGGTGGVGSVRTVSPNIIAGSLSMSNHHHHNHHHHQLQQHQQHQHRKSFPPPVKVIRTTPSAGMTASMTTSTSTWKPADEMIGVSVPRKARSGRATKRSHEWASSGGGGVGVLGGEQIHRQASTSPKPNANGTKQRPPKSSSKSSSSAQEEIEIEIAEVLYGMMRQPQVPSKQEIIGNDSAKFDSREVNKPNNDSKSVVSSPISISPSTLPQSSSILPSYSSSSATPMSAIAPKRKRPRPVKYEDENTTTTTPPPPIFPPRHSSISSTTTKVEIDQPAKVEATSPNLEKNSGPVAENDSGACDLMSSSKAGPVSSELVQAEPVKEEKNNLALDSKPSTEESESRDIGIGNKEESQSPKKESLSSPADNPSSAGLPLDDEREKSTVTKANSTVCENESQREEKFQIDLMAPPPSRSSPEREGETDVGASDPKPVAADVELEMKSLVNEDDKRMKIGKGDVNVEVEDNNKKAQPSAEEADSQKPVVNKERNLDLQLDLEKSDRDSGSGSVSGNKLNHHVQKLHHQHPSVEKTAHSGSLPLPMSIASWPGGLPPMGRYMAPLQGVVSMEGSAVSSAAIQPPHLLFSQPRPKRCATHCYIARNIHKHQQMMKMNAFWPAAPGSASLYGPKACNLNVVPPSELHGNIPGRGVNSVQEKGQGLAIFPGHVCKDKSSTAANNMVDAAQRKQIMLQQALPPGAPNNIMQGPAFIFPLNQQAAAASVRPGYVKSPPAACSTAASSTSNSALLSATPAGATAAPAFSFNYPNITGNETQYLAILQNNPYPFPIPAHVGAPPAYRGNHAQPMPFIHGSFYSSSQMLHPSQLQQQQQQQPPTQFQQSQQGHQNTSMSSGSSSSQKNLQNQQQRSHGGDVSSGSGNSQVFHASKKDSPHPLQLWQQQQQPSQNDSHQPRQLDGESDGKDGPSTATDSRVSRSNMNIYGQNFAMPVQPSNFALMTAASMNSGGNYGEKKQQTQQQSQQLGSKAGVEPLASQAFAMSFSSANGTTAPGLGISSLAPNHAILQSHPGSTRQGYQHIMAAQQKKDNYHAYEEGKRGTHDASNVQEEKKAGKSSGTAGQSIAFSRPNMPDSSDSTLAGKDVIDSSICTLGSAPARTSGPVMPASIVSVNVANAQQQLQRNQQQQLQFGTASAPRSKTPATSNGSAYPDHFHSSSIAAKFSNVLSAYPQNLIQSSSSPAQSPQWKNSVRTTSSQVPSQSLPSTSSLKNISQQQGRPQQSPTQISFAANPKSPQGQQPLSSTPSPSPMMVGSPTTSLSRSAGGSPRTTGSSSTSNKGGQASGLSSQQAKNSPTVPSQKSSPIGGSNVPSVLGNPHISSSSNMGAKPQVALQHQQHQKHSLHQGQLFFPNAYMQAQAQHSPSSTTPATTASAYYVQRQQQTLPLGSSTTSSTSMLSLCSPVTLANSGTTDPAKAVAAAVASNMKGGLASQGLINPAQFASPQSTGKSHQLVPGFPCVHAVPSAVQVKPAEQKQPAGE encoded by the exons ATGGATAGAACCAGAGAAGCGAGGAGAGTCAGTATGGCGTCCGCCGCCACGACCAATGGCCTTTCACGGCGGCGTCATAGGACTAGCTCTCTCAGAGACTCCCCAG AGGAAGACGGACCGGTGGAGACGCATGAAACGGCGCGTTTAAGGGATCGAAAGAAGGACAGAGATAGGGAACGAGAAAGATATAGAGAAAGGGAAAGAGATCGGTTGAGTAGAACCAGTAAGAGAAGAAGAGGCGATAGATTGATGAGTAATAGAGGAGATGGAGGTGATGGTACTTCTGAAGAAAGCGTAAACGATGATGAAGATGACGACGACGAAGACAGCGGCGGAACCGGCGGTGTTGGCTCTGTTCGGACGGTTTCGCCGAACATCATCGCTGGGTCTTTGTCGATGTCTAATCATCATCACCATAACCATCATCACCACCAGCTGCAGCAACATCAGCAGCATCAACATCGAAAGAGTTTTCCACCGCCGGTGAAAGTTATTAGAACAACACCATCGGCGGGGATGACTGCCAGTATGACAACGAGTACGTCTACATGGAAACCGGCCGATGAAATGATTGGTGTATCGGTGCCTAGAAAAGCTCGGTCAGGTAGAG CTACTAAAAGGTCTCATGAATGGGCATCAAGCGGCGGCGGCGGCGTTGGTGTTTTAGGCGGTGAACAAATTCACCGTCAAGCTTCAACTTCGCCG AAGCCTAATGCTAACGGAACAAAGCAAAGGCCACCGAAGTCGTCGTCGAAATCTTCGTCTTCAGCTCAGGAGGAGATTGAGATCGAGATTGCTGAGGTTTTATATGGTATGATGAGACAGCCACAAGTCCCATCTAAGCAAGAAATAATCGGGAACGATTCGGCCAAATTTGATTCAAGAGAAGTTAATAAACCCAATAATGACTCTAAATCAGTCGTCTCTTCGCCGATCTCCATCTCCCCATCAACTCTTCCTCAATCATCCTCTATTTTGCCTTCATATTCTAGCTCCTCTGCTACTCCTATGTCTGCAATTG CTCCAAAGAGGAAAAGACCAAGACCGGTGAAGTATGAGGATGAGAATACGACTACAACGACACCTCCACCTCCTATTTTCCCTCCTAGACATAGTTCCATTTCATCTACTACAACTAAGGTTGAAATTGATCAACCAGCTAAAGTTGAAGCAACTTCTCCCAATTTGGAGAAAAATTCAGGACCCGTGGCTGAAAATGATAGCGGTGCTTGCGATTTGATGAGTTCTTCAAAAGCTGGACCAGTTTCATCAGAGTTGGTTCAAGCGGAACCAGTGAAAGAAGAGAAGAATAATTTGGCACTGGATTCTAAGCCTTCGACTGAAGAATCTGAGAGTAGAGATATCGGTATCGGTAATAAAGAAGAGTCTCAATCGCCAAAGAAGGAATCTTTATCATCTCCTGCTGATAATCCTTCTTCCGCTGGTCTGCCATTGGATGACGAGCGTGAGAAATCGACAGTGACAAAAGC GAATTCAACAGTTTGTGAGAATGAGAGTCAGCGGGAAGAGAAGTTCCAGATAGATCTGATG gCACCTCCTCCATCTAGATCATCTCCAGAAAGGGAAGGTGAGACTGATGTTGGGGCTTCAGATCCTAAGCCAGTGGCCGCAGATGTGGAATTG GAGATGAAGTCTTTGGTGAATGAAGATGACAAAAGAATGAAAATTGGGAAGGGAGATGTGAATGTGGAAGTTGAGGATAACAATAAGAAGGCCCAACCTAGTGCTGAAGAAGCTGATTCGCAGAAGCCTGTTGTAAATAAAGAAAGGAATCTTGATCTCCAGCTTGATTTGGAGAAATCTGACAGAGATAGTGGTTCAGGTAGTGTTAGTGGGAACAAGCTCAACCACCATGTTCAAAAGCTACATCATCAACATCCTAGTGTAGAGAAAACTG CACATTCTGGTTCTTTACCTTTGCCGATGTCAATTGCTAGCTGGCCTGGTGGACTTCCTCCAATGGG CAGATACATGGCTCCTCTACAAGGTGTTGTATCCATGGAGGGGAGCGCTGTGTCTTCAGCTGCTATCCAG CCTCCACATTTGCTTTTTTCTCAACCGAGGCCAAAGAGATGTGCAACCCATTGCTACATTGCACGGAATATTCACAAGCACCAGCAAATGATGAAGATGAATGCTTTCTGGCCGGCAGCACCTGGTTCAGCTTCACTGTATGGCCCAAAGGCTTGTAATCTAAATGTTGTACCGCCTTCAGAATTGCATGGAAACATTCCTGGGAGAGGGGTGAATTCTGTGCAAGAGAAGGGGCAGGGTCTTGCAATTTTTCCTGGTCATGTGTGCAAAGATAAAAGTTCTACGGCTGCTAACAACATGGTGGATGCCGCACAGAGAAAGCAAATAATGCTCCAGCAAGCTCTACCCCCAGGAGCACCCAATAATATCATG CAAGGCCCTGCTTTTATTTTCCCATTGAACCAGCAGGCTGCTGCAGCATCTGTCCGACCTGGGTATGTGAAATCTCCTCCTGCTGCTTGTAGCACAGCTGCATCGAGTACATCTAACTCTGCCTTACTAAGTGCCACCCCAGCTGGTGCAACTGCAGCCCCGGCATTTAGCTTCAACTACCCAAATATCACAGGCAATGAAACTCAATACTTGGCAATTCTGCAGAATAATCCCTATCCATTTCCAATTCCTGCACATGTTGGGGCGCCACCTGCTTATCGTGGGAATCATGCTCAACCTATGCCTTTTATTCATGGATCTTTCTATTCTTCCTCTCAAATGCTTCACCCTTCACAGCTtcaacaacagcagcagcaacagCCACCCACACAGTTTCAACAAAGCCAACAAGGTCATCAGAACACTAGCATGTCCAGTGGTTCATCCTCCTCCCAGAAGAATTTGCAGAACCAGCAGCAGAGGTCACATGGAGGTGATGTCAGTAGTGGCAGTGGAAACTCTCAAGTGTTTCATGCCTCTAAAAAGGATTCACCTCATCCCTTACAACTATGGCAACAGCAGCAACAGCCGAGTCAGAATGATTCTCATCAACCTAGGCAACTTGATGGTGAATCAGATGGCAAAGATGGCCCATCAACTGCTACTGATAGCAGAGTATCTCGTTCAAATATGAATATCTATGGTCAGAATTTTGCTATGCCTGTACAGCCTTCAAACTTTGCTTTGATGACCGCTGCTTCAATGAATTCTGGTGGTAATTATGGGGAAAAGAAGCAACAGACACAGCAGCAGTCACAACAGCTAGGCTCAAAGGCTGGAGTCGAGCCTCTTGCATCTCAAGCTTTTGCAATGTCATTTTCATCTGCTAATGGTACTACTGCTCCTGGCCTTGGTATTTCTTCCCTAGCACCGAATCATGCAATTCTTCAGAGCCATCCAGGAAGTACAAGGCAAGGCTATCAGCATATTATGGCTGCTCAACAGAAGAAGGATAATTATCATGCTTATGAAGAAGGGAAGCGTGGAACTCATGATGCATCCAATGTGCAAGAAGAAAAGAAGGCAGGAAAAAGTTCAGGCACCGCTGGGCAGTCCATTGCCTTCTCCAGGCCAAATATGCCTGATTCAAGTGATTCCACTCTTGCAGGCAAAGATGTCATCGATAGTTCTATCTGTACGCTTGGCTCTGCTCCTGCTCGAACTTCAGGGCCTGTTATGCCCGCTTCAATCGTTAGTGTTAATGTTGCTAATGCGCAGCAGCAACTTCAGCGGAATCAACAGCAGCAGCTCCAATTCGGGACTGCTTCTGCTCCTCGGAGTAAGACACCAGCAACAAGTAATGGAAGTGCTTACCCTGATCACTTTCACTCTTCATCTATAGCTGCCAAGTTTTCGAATGTGCTGTCTGCATATCCTCAAAATCTAATACAAAGCAGCAGCAGTCCTGCTCAGTCTCCTCAATGGAAGAATTCTGTGAGGACAACTAGCTCTCAAGTTCCTTCTCAATCTCTACCATCAACTTCATCCCTCAAGAATATTTCCCAGCAACAAGGTCGGCCACAGCAAAGCCCCACACAGATTTCTTTTGCTGCTAATCCTAAATCACCACAAGGTCAACAGCCTCTTAGTAGCACTCCTTCCCCTTCTCCAATGATGGTTGGCTCTCCCACAACTTCGCTCTCCAGGAGTGCTGGTGGTAGCCCAAGGACAACAGGTTCCTCTTCCACCAGCAACAAAGGTGGCCAAGCATCTGGTTTATCATCCCAACAAGCTAAGAACTCACCGACTGTGCCTAGTCAGAAGTCATCTCCTATTGGTGGGAGTAATGTGCCATCTGTCCTGGGAAACCCTCACATAAGTTCATCTTCAAATATGGGAGCCAAGCCTCAAGTGGCACTACAGCATCAGCAACATCAAAAGCATTCACTTCATCAAGGGCAGCTGTTCTTCCCAAATGCTTACATGCAGGCTCAAGCTCAACATTCACCAAGTTCGACAACACCTGCAACAACAGCAAGTGCATATTATGTTCAAAGACAACAGCAGACTCTACCTCTGGGTTCATCAACAACTTCATCAACTTCGATGTTATCGTTGTGTTCTCCGGTTACTCTTGCCAACAGCGGCACCACCGACCCTGCAAAAGCTGTAGCAGCTGCTGTGGCAAGCAACATGAAAGGTGGGTTGGCATCCCAGGGACTTATCAATCCTGCACAATTTGCTTCTCCACAATCCACTGGAAAGTCACATCAGCTGGTACCAGGCTTCCCATGTGTTCATGCTGTCCCTTCGGCTGTTCAGGTAAAACCAGCAGAACAGAAACAACCTGCTGGTGAGTAA